A DNA window from Jaculus jaculus isolate mJacJac1 chromosome 1, mJacJac1.mat.Y.cur, whole genome shotgun sequence contains the following coding sequences:
- the LOC123457614 gene encoding olfactory receptor 5M11 has protein sequence MSITNCTLITEFILLGLTDRPELQPLLFVLFLIVYTVTVSGNMGMIVLIRIDSRLHTPMYFFLTNLAFVDLCYTSTATPQMLTNFLSEKKTISFVGCFIQCYLFIALLLTEFYILAAMAYDRYVAICNPLHYSVKMSRRVCIFLALFPYVYGFSDGLFQAILTFRMTFCRSNVINHFYCADPPLIKLSCSDTYVKEHAMLISAGFNLSSSLTIILMSYAFIIVAILRIKSAEGRHKAFSTCGSHMMAVTLFYGTLFCMYVRPPTDKTVEESKVIAVFYTFVSPVLNPLIYSLRNKDVKQALKSILRRNTIMMR, from the coding sequence ATGTCCATCACCAACTGCACGCTGATAACAGAATTCATTTTACTCGGGCTCACTGATCGCCCAGAACTGCAGCCTCTCCTCTTTGTACTGTTTCTCATTGTTTACACCGTCACTGTCTCAGGCAACATGGGCATGATAGTGCTAATCAGAATAGACTCTCGTCTTCACactcccatgtacttcttcctcacTAACTTGGCATTTGTGGATTTGTGCTACACGTCCACTGCAACCCCTCAGATGTTGACTAATTTCTTATCAGAGAAGAAGACCATTTCCTTTGTTGGCTGCTTTATACagtgttaccttttcattgctcttCTCCTCACAGAGTTTTATATACTGGCAGCCATGGCCTATGACCGCTATGTGGCCATATGCAACCCTCTGCACTACAGTGTGAAAATGTCCAGGCGAGTCTGCATCTTTTTGGCCCTATTTCCTTATGTCTATGGATTCTCAGATGGGCtattccaggccattctgacTTTCAGAATGACCTTCTGCAGATCCAATGTCATCAACCACTTCTACTGTGCTGATCCCCCACTCATCAAGCTTTCTTGCTCTGACACTTATGTCAAAGAACATGCTATGCTAATATCAGCAGGCTTCAACCTCTCCAGTTCTCTCACCATAATCCTCATGTCTTATGCCTTCATTATTGTTGCCATTCTCCGGATCAAGTCAGCAGAGGGAAGGCACAAGGCATTCTCCACCTGTGGCTCCCACATGATGGCTGTCACCTTATTTTATGGCACTCTGTTCTGTATGTATGTAAGACCCCCAACTGATAAGACTGTGGAGGAATCGAAAGTGATTGCTGTCTTCTACACCTTTGTAAGTCCAGTGCTGAATCCATTGATCTACAGCCTGAGAAACAAAGATGTAAAACAGGCCTTGAAATCCATCCTCAGAAGAAATACTATCATGATGAGATAA